A single Lolium perenne isolate Kyuss_39 chromosome 6, Kyuss_2.0, whole genome shotgun sequence DNA region contains:
- the LOC139832635 gene encoding uncharacterized protein, whose amino-acid sequence MGALELPPGVITALDRLRRSFLWAATDRVTGAKCLVAWEWVCRSKEEGGLGIRSLSVQNGCLLTKLLHRLHCAQDESWPRWVWGCLDGLPLDDAARSTSLSGTHWASLLRLLPLCSYPSASVHHVLDAGLDSTLVARLSATAASQRAALLPLLSGLVLTDGVDARSLPLCARGERLSTSSLYRLCTDGGVRDSHHPFVWCNSAPARVGFFAWLLVRGQIQCRSNLLRKGILDEHSCHCPICDNPLETPDHIMFGCEFARHFWSMLGASVDAAHRVSESSTCPLPISAPAGSATTLRLLYL is encoded by the exons ATGGGAGCGCTGGAGCTCCCGCCCGGAGTTATAACGGCCCTCGACAGGCTGCGCCGATCTTTCCTCTGGGCTGCCACGGACCGTGTCACTGGTGCAAAATGCCTGGTGGCATGGGAATGGGTGTGCCGCTCCAAGGAGGAAGGTGGTCTTGGCATCCGTTCCTTGTCAGTTCAAAACGGCTGCCTCCTCACCAAGCTGCTTCACCGTCTACACTGCGCTCAGGACGAGTCCTGGCCTCGCTGGGTCTGGGGCTGCCTCGACGGGCTGCCTCTTGATGATGCTGCTCGCTCCACGTCGCTCTCGGGCACGCATTGGGCGTCCTTGCTCCGTCTGCTACCCCT CTGCTCGTATCCTTCCGCGTCAGTTCATCACGTCCTGGACGCTGGCCTTGATTCGACGCTGGTGGCACGTCTCTCAGCGACGGCTGCCAGCCAGAGGGCGGCGCTCCTTCCCCTTCTGTCGGGCTTGGTGCTCACTGACGGCGTCGACGCTCGTTCCCTCCCGCTCTGTGCTCGAGGTGAGCGCCTGAGCACCTCCTCACTCTACAGGCTCTGCACCGACGGAGGCGTCCGCGACAGTCACCACCCCTTCGTCTGGTGTAACTCCGCTCCGGCGCGTGTCGGCTTCTTTGCCTGGCTGTTGGTCAGGGGACAGATCCAGTGCCGATCCAATCTGCTGCGCAAGGGCATCCTGGACGAACACAGCTGCCACTGCCCCATCTGCGACAACCCTCTGGAGACCCCCGACCACATCATGTTTGGGTGCGAGTTCGCCCGCCATTTTTGGTCCATGTTGGGCGCCAGTGTTGACGCTGCTCACAGGGTGTCGGAGTCGTCAACCTGCCCCCTCCCCATCTCAGCTCCGGCAGGCTCTGCGACAACACTGCGTCTTCTTTACCTCTAG